AATGTTTCGGTTGGCTGAAAGCCGTGGCAGGCATGGATCGCAGTCGCATGGTCGGTCGCTGGAAACTGCGGCAACTGCTGGAAGTGTCGGCGGCGGCGTGCAACCTGGTCAGCATGTGACGCCTGGCGCCCGTTGCCTGAAAGCCCGCTGGGCGGTAAGTCGCTTCCGATGACCGCGATCCTTCTGACCGCCCGCCTGGTCCACACAAATCAACTCGCAATACAACAACAAACGCCTCGTTTGCGGAGTTTTCCAGCAGCCTGCTAGACAATCTGTACCGTGCTCGCGGCGCCCCTGGGAATCAGGAACCCCGGTAGGCGCGGACACGTCAACCCGGATATTGCCCAAGCAACATCTCCCGCAGCGACGCGACGACCATACCGGCGGGCGGGCTTTCGCGACCATCCGCTACTTCCTTGCGACAGAACCCAGACGAAAACCGGACGGAGCGGGCCGAACAGCTCATTTCCCAAGTAGCTCGAACATCGGCCTTGGGAAACAGCGAGTGGCATCGCCCTCCCGACAAGGGGACGAGTTCAAGCGGGACGAAAAACGGTTGCCGAGCGAGGCGCTAGGCAGTCGCCGGAGTGTACATAGAGTGCCAAGAAGGCTGGCGTTGCGCGAAAAAAGTTCGCGGCCGTTCCATCACCTTAAACCGCGCCACGAAACTCAAACAGGATTCAGCCTCGCGTTCGAGGCTGAATCCTGTAGAGAAATCAGAGAACTGCCCGCCGAGTCATTAAAGTGGCTTCAGCAGGCCGCGTACGGCGTATTGCTTGAGCAATGCACCGGAGGTCGAACATCAGGCGGGCTTGACGTTCTCAGCGCACGGACCCTTCGGACCGCTGCCTTCCGTGTAGGCGACTTCCTGGCCTTCGTACAGTTGGTCGAAGGTCGTGCCTTGAACGCTCTTCGAGTGGAAGAACAGGTCCTTGTCGCCGTTCGTCTTGATGAAACCAAAACCCTTGTCCGTCAACTTCTTGATGCTGCCTACGGCCATTTGCTTGCCTTGTCAGTAAAACCTGGAACGTGCCCTATTGGCAAAGGGCCAACGAGCGGACTGGATTGTAGCCTATCCCGGCATTTCCCGCAGGGGGTATTTGCCAAGTAAATTGGCGATATTACTTGTGCAAAAGTGGGCCAAATTACCCAGCCGCGGGCAAGCTGTTGTCGGCGGTCTTCCAATTTCGACCGGCAAGCTCCGGTTCGAACTTGTCGACGCCGCCGAGTTTCGCAATCTCGCGGAGGAAGCGCTTGGTCAACTCCACCTGCACGTCGCGGTCGCCGGCGTTGTCGTAGTACGGCGAGAGGTCGATCGGCTTGCCGATTTTCAAACGCGTTCGGGTCGGGATGACCATGAATCCGAACACCGTGCCGTCATATGGGGAATCGGTGATGTGACAGGGAATGACCGGTGCGCGGGCCTTGAGAGCGATCAGCGCCGCACCGGGACGGCCCGGCAGGAGAAATCGTTCGGTTTCGTTGATGCGGCCTTCGGGAAACAGGCCCAGGAGTCCGCCTTGCTGGACGTAGCGGATCGCCAACTTGGTGGCGGCCGTATCGATGCCGCCGCGGCCCACGGGAATCGCTTCCACGGCGCGGAAGAACCAGCGCAGGACCGGCATGTCCACGAACTCGCGGGCGACCATCCAATGCACCGACGTGCCGGTTCCCAAGGCGATGAACGCCGGATCGATCGGCCCGATATGATTGCAAACGATCACGGCCCCTTGCCCTGGCTGCACCGGCAGCGGCCCGGAGATCTCGGCACGCCACAGGAGGCGGGTAATCAAGCGGTTGAACAGAAAAATCGGGTATTGCCCCAATCGATATTGTTGCCGTCGAAAATCAGCCCAAATCATCCCCAAACAGGCCAACACGGCGCCGCATAGCACACCGTAGGAAAGAAGTACGGTGATGGACGATGACAGCATGGGACTCAAGCAAGGGTGAAAGGAATCGGCGAAGCAAGAAAGCTGGCGGCTGTCTTGGTTGCGGCTTATAACATTGTACTTTTGTGCCAAATTCGACCAAGGGGGAAATCGGTATGCTGTTGGGCGTAGTGAGCGATTCGCACGGACAACTCGATCACACGCTCCGCGCGGTGCGGATGCTGGAAAGTCTTTCGCCGGTCGTGGTGATTCATTGCGGCGATATCGGCAGTACGGCGGTCATCGAACTGTTCCGGCCCTGGCCGACGCATTATGTGTTCGGCAATGTCGACCGCGACGAAGCCGAACTGCGCCAGGCCATCGTCGCCGCCGGACACCAGTGCCACGAGCGATTCGGAGAACTGGAACTCGCCGGACGACGGATTGCGTTTCTCCATAGCGACGACCTGCGACGTTTCCGCGAAACGACGAGCAGCGGTCAGTACGATCTGGTCTGCTACGGCCACACGCATCGTGCTGAGCAACATACCGAGGGCAAGACGCTGATTCTCAATCCTGGCGCCATGCATCGAGCCAATCCGCATTCGATCGCTGTGGTGGATTTGGAGACGATGCTAGCGACGGTCGTCGCAGTTTGAAGCTTTCAGTGTTCAGTTTTCAGTGATTCGCCTGGCGAAGTCACTACTTGCCATGGCTTTCGCACCTAGCCGGCGCGACGTAGGAACGCCGGGTCCGCGATCATCGTTTCCGGGGTGATCCGATGGCGGAACTGCATCAGGTAGGCGTCTTCCGGAGAGTCCGCGTAGTAGCCGCGGAGGACGGAGACGGCCTTGAAGTCGGCTTCGCGAAAAAACAATTGCGCGGCAAGGTTCGTCTCGCGGACTTCAAGCAGGATGCGGTTGCGGCGCTGATCGGAGAGCTTGCCGCGGAGCTTTGACAGCATCTGCGTGCCCACGCCGCGGCGACGGACGTCCGGCGCGACAGCGAAATTGAGCACGTGCAGCCGCGTCTTGTGCAACTCATAGATCATGAATCCGACGACGCGGTCGGCGTAGTCGGCGACCATGCCGATGCAATTGCGCTGGCGGAGGCAATTGATGAAATCTTCCTCGGACCAGGGGAACTCGAAGCTCTCGCTCTCGATATCGAGCACCTCGTGCATGTCGCGCCGGATCATCCAGCGAATATGCACACGCAACAATTCCTGGGTATCGGATTTCACGTCCGCCTCCTTCCTTGGTGGGCGAATCGGTCCCATGCGTACAAAGCCCCAACGGCGCCTGGAGGAAGCACTTCCAGCACTTCCTCGGCGGGGGGTGAAGGTAACAAATGGGACGCCGGCGGGCAAGATGAGGTTGCTTGTGTTTGGACATAAGAACGCCGGCTCGCGGCCGATTTCAAACTCCTTTGCTCAACCACTTGCGGCGAGTTTGCCACTGAACTACCGGAGCGTGTGCCATCGTGACGGGGGCCAATAAATGTGCGTCACAACGCCTAAGAGATGGCTTTCCGGCACAGCATATGCCGCATGCCCCGGAGCGCCTCGCGACCAAAATCGGGAATCGACTGAAAAAGCAGAAAAGTCGCCGAGCACAAAGTATTCGCCCTCCCTTAAGCGGGCTGGACTCTTCTCGGTACCTGAGAGAGTGCCATCGTACCCCTCGATTTCGGAAAGGTACTCGATTTCGCCCATGGACGCGGGTTGCACAAGGCGCACTCCGTTCGCCCAAACTGCCCCGTCCTTGATGACGATCTCCTCACCAGGCAACCCCACGAGTCTCTTCACATAAATCTCTTCTGGTGACGACGGAACGCGAAAGGTGACGACGTCCCAGCGACGAGGTTGGAGGAATTTTATTGTCATGAACCGGTCCGCGGACTGTACAGCACCACTGCTGGAATGAGGTTCGGAAACATGAAATTTCGTTTCGCAGATTGCATAGTGCGGCGAATCGCTGTACGAGAATCTCGGATCGCGCGCCGCTTGATACGCCGGCGCACCGCAAATCGCGCAAGTCGCGCGCAAATGGGTTCCTAAAATGGTTGGCGCCATCGAATTCGTGGGCGCCGAAAAACTTTCCAAAACGTAAGGCCGGAGTACGAAGTGCGTGAATGGAAAGTAAACGAGGGGGAAGAGCAAAGTCGGTAACCACGCCAAGAAGGCCCTGCCCGGCTTGACGTGAAAGCGTTTGCTGATGAGTAAGCATGCGGCGACGACGCCTCCGACCAACTGAATCAGACTCCCGGCGATCGCCTGATTGGAACCGAGTGAAGTGGCGGCCGTCGCGACGAATAGCAATATGAGGTTAGCGACGGACATCATCAGAATCGTGGTCATGACGGTGCGCCAACGCACGTTTTCAACCTTCACGAACCTAAGGCCGAGTCGCAGGCACGCTGCCGCTATGAGTATTGATGCCGCGAAAAGGGCGATGAAGATGGCGATCACTAAAAAGGTCGTCACGGAGCCTCCCGTACTGGCTTGTCGATATTTCTGACCTCCAGCGGATCTCGCCGCGGGACGTTATAATAGCCAACTCAGTTACTTACCGCGAGAAGCTCAGCATGCCATCGCATCGCAGTCCCCGCCGCACCTGGGCCTGGCCCGGCGAACCGTATTCGCGGCGAGAATTGCTGCGGCTAGGCGGACTGGGACTGCTGGGATTGTCGCTGCCGGAGTTGCTGACGCGCCAGAGTCTGGCTGCGGCGCAAGAAGCCCAGCGCGGCGGCAGTTTCGGCCGGGCGAAGGCGTGCATTCTGCTTTTTATGTGGGGCGGCCCAGCGCACCAGGACACGTGGGACCTCAAGCCGGACGCGCCTGCCGAAATCCGGGGCGAGTTCCGGCCAATCGCCACGAACGTGCCGGGAATCGAAATCTGCGAGCATTTTCCACTGCTGGCACAACGAGCCGATCGGCTCGCCTTGGTCCGCTCCGTCACGCATGGCGACCTCAATCACACCTCGGCGACGCACTACCTGCTCACTGGCCAGACGCCGCCGGCTGCCGGAGATTTCCGCCGCGATTGGCCGAGCATGGGCGCGGTGCTCTCGAAACTGGGTCGGGGCGAAGGGGCGTTGCCGCCATTCGTCTCCATGCGGCCGACCGTGCCGGGAGACGTGCCGCGATTTGTCGAGCAGAGCCAAGGGCAATTCGCCGGTTGGCTGGGCTCGTCGTTCGATCCGCTGACGATCGACGCCGATCCGTCGACGACCGATTACGAAGTCGGCGCGTTTCAGATGCCGGCTGATGTCTCACTGGAGCGTTTGTCTTCGCGGCGCGGGTTGCTGCACTCGGTCAATCAACAAGTCGAAGCCGTGCTGGCATCTCCCGCGACCGCGGCGGCGAGCAATCATTATCAGAAGGCGTTCGAGCTGCTGCATACGGGCACGGCGGGCAGTGCCTTTGACCTGACACAAGAACCGGACGCAGTGCGAGACCGTTACGGCCGCAACACGCACGGGCAATCGGTGCTGCAGGCGCGCCGGCTGGTGGAGCGCGGCGTGCCGCTCGTGACGGTCTTTTGGCCCAACGATGGCATCAAGAACGTCAGCGTCTATTGGGACACGCATAGCCGTAACTTCGTCGACCTAAAGGAAAGGCTGATGCCGGCCGCCGACCAGGCATTTTCGGCGCTGCTCGACGATCTCGCCGAACGCGGCATGTTGGATGAAACGCTGGTACTCTGGACCGGGGAGTTCGGCCGCACGCCGCGCGTCGGACAACGCAACAGCGACGCCGGCGCAGGGGCCGACGGCCGCGACCACTGGCCCGGCTGCTTTACCTCAGTGCTAGCCGGCGGCGGCATCCGCGGCGGGCAAGTTTACGGTTCGTCGGATCGCCATGCGGCCTACCCCTCAGCCGACGCAGTGGCGCCGGTCGACCTCGTCGCCACGGCTTACCACTGCCTGGGCGTTCCCAGCGATCAAGAATTGCACGACAGCCAAAACCGCCCCCTCGTCATCTCCGGCGGCCACGTCATCGACCGGCTACTGGGCTAGGTCGTGTTGACATTCATTTTTTCCATTCCAAGATTGCGACTAAGTGTAGGAAGCTGAGATAGTTGCCGGCGGTTTTGTCGTAGCGAGTGGCGATGCGGCGGTAGTGCTTGGATTGAGGTGCTGCCGGTTTGACGGACAGGGGAACTCCTTATTTTCTTGGCGTCTGGAGGCCCTCGAATTGTTGAGGGGTGAGGTAGTGGAGGGCTGAGTGCTTTGATAGCAAGGGATATGCGCCGACTAAAGCAGGCGGCGCGGGCGTCGTGGTCCGCGTCCAAATAGCGTCTTACATCGCAATTATCGGTATCCGTCGATTGGATCGCCAGGGGAGAGCATTATCCGCCCCCGCAGCTATCCGAAAGTCCTGGGGCATCGCACTATCTGCTGTCATTTGCTGCGGAACCGGCTTATAGTCCTTCACATCGCCGGATGGTGAATTACACCCGAACCAGCGAACACTCTCTGTCAGATCGGAAGTTCAGCGATGCCTCTCACCAAACTCATCCTGTTCAGTGGTAGCGCGGCAGTGCTGGCATTGTTGCTCGCCGGTCCTGAGTCACATGCCGCCTTTTTCACTTACCAGTTCTCCGGTCAGGTGACGGAAGTGGACAATCCCAACGGTTTTTTCACCGACGTGGCCGCCGTGGGAGCTCCAGTCAGCGGCGCCTTCACCTATACCGACAGCCCAAACGGCAGTCCTTTCTCCTTGAACCCGAATTTCACTAATTACACTCATCAAGAATCGCCGCCCGACACGGGGATTGTCCTCATTTTCAACGACATTGAAGCTCATGCTTCTGAGTTTTCCCTCACCAATATGATTGTCGGAAACGACAATTTGGACGACTTCTTCCCGCCCTTCTTTCCGCCGGGAGACTCCTTTCGCTACGGCGATTCTCTTGACGGCACATCGGCGCTATTCGACTTCAGCCAGGCCGAATTCTTCCAATTTGCCAACGCTGGTCTGTTCTTGGCTGACTCAAGCAGCGAAGCTTTCGATTCACAGGACCTGCCGTCCGGCTTGCCATTATCGGCCTTCGACGGGCGGTATGGCCTAGTGGATATCTACGACGACAATTTCGAAGCCACTGGAAAGCTCGTGTTTCAGATCGATTCAATTCGTGCCGTTCCGGAACCAAGCACCTACGTCCTCGCCACCATTGGCCTGTTCGGCATGGCCAGCGTCATCCGGCAACGAAAGCGTCGCTAGCCTTTCACCGAATTGCCAGGGAACGGCGAATTTGTTGCCACGGCGCTCTGGCCGTGGTATCC
The sequence above is drawn from the Planctomycetia bacterium genome and encodes:
- a CDS encoding DUF1501 domain-containing protein, which codes for MPSHRSPRRTWAWPGEPYSRRELLRLGGLGLLGLSLPELLTRQSLAAAQEAQRGGSFGRAKACILLFMWGGPAHQDTWDLKPDAPAEIRGEFRPIATNVPGIEICEHFPLLAQRADRLALVRSVTHGDLNHTSATHYLLTGQTPPAAGDFRRDWPSMGAVLSKLGRGEGALPPFVSMRPTVPGDVPRFVEQSQGQFAGWLGSSFDPLTIDADPSTTDYEVGAFQMPADVSLERLSSRRGLLHSVNQQVEAVLASPATAAASNHYQKAFELLHTGTAGSAFDLTQEPDAVRDRYGRNTHGQSVLQARRLVERGVPLVTVFWPNDGIKNVSVYWDTHSRNFVDLKERLMPAADQAFSALLDDLAERGMLDETLVLWTGEFGRTPRVGQRNSDAGAGADGRDHWPGCFTSVLAGGGIRGGQVYGSSDRHAAYPSADAVAPVDLVATAYHCLGVPSDQELHDSQNRPLVISGGHVIDRLLG
- a CDS encoding metallophosphoesterase family protein encodes the protein MLLGVVSDSHGQLDHTLRAVRMLESLSPVVVIHCGDIGSTAVIELFRPWPTHYVFGNVDRDEAELRQAIVAAGHQCHERFGELELAGRRIAFLHSDDLRRFRETTSSGQYDLVCYGHTHRAEQHTEGKTLILNPGAMHRANPHSIAVVDLETMLATVVAV
- the rimI gene encoding ribosomal protein S18-alanine N-acetyltransferase, which translates into the protein MIRRDMHEVLDIESESFEFPWSEEDFINCLRQRNCIGMVADYADRVVGFMIYELHKTRLHVLNFAVAPDVRRRGVGTQMLSKLRGKLSDQRRNRILLEVRETNLAAQLFFREADFKAVSVLRGYYADSPEDAYLMQFRHRITPETMIADPAFLRRAG
- a CDS encoding PEP-CTERM sorting domain-containing protein — its product is MPLTKLILFSGSAAVLALLLAGPESHAAFFTYQFSGQVTEVDNPNGFFTDVAAVGAPVSGAFTYTDSPNGSPFSLNPNFTNYTHQESPPDTGIVLIFNDIEAHASEFSLTNMIVGNDNLDDFFPPFFPPGDSFRYGDSLDGTSALFDFSQAEFFQFANAGLFLADSSSEAFDSQDLPSGLPLSAFDGRYGLVDIYDDNFEATGKLVFQIDSIRAVPEPSTYVLATIGLFGMASVIRQRKRR
- a CDS encoding lysophospholipid acyltransferase family protein; amino-acid sequence: MLSSSITVLLSYGVLCGAVLACLGMIWADFRRQQYRLGQYPIFLFNRLITRLLWRAEISGPLPVQPGQGAVIVCNHIGPIDPAFIALGTGTSVHWMVAREFVDMPVLRWFFRAVEAIPVGRGGIDTAATKLAIRYVQQGGLLGLFPEGRINETERFLLPGRPGAALIALKARAPVIPCHITDSPYDGTVFGFMVIPTRTRLKIGKPIDLSPYYDNAGDRDVQVELTKRFLREIAKLGGVDKFEPELAGRNWKTADNSLPAAG
- a CDS encoding cold shock domain-containing protein gives rise to the protein MAVGSIKKLTDKGFGFIKTNGDKDLFFHSKSVQGTTFDQLYEGQEVAYTEGSGPKGPCAENVKPA
- the lepB gene encoding signal peptidase I, translating into MIAIFIALFAASILIAAACLRLGLRFVKVENVRWRTVMTTILMMSVANLILLFVATAATSLGSNQAIAGSLIQLVGGVVAACLLISKRFHVKPGRAFLAWLPTLLFPLVYFPFTHFVLRPYVLESFSAPTNSMAPTILGTHLRATCAICGAPAYQAARDPRFSYSDSPHYAICETKFHVSEPHSSSGAVQSADRFMTIKFLQPRRWDVVTFRVPSSPEEIYVKRLVGLPGEEIVIKDGAVWANGVRLVQPASMGEIEYLSEIEGYDGTLSGTEKSPARLREGEYFVLGDFSAFSVDSRFWSRGAPGHAAYAVPESHLLGVVTHIYWPPSRWHTLR